The following proteins are co-located in the Nerophis ophidion isolate RoL-2023_Sa linkage group LG04, RoL_Noph_v1.0, whole genome shotgun sequence genome:
- the LOC133551234 gene encoding uncharacterized protein LOC133551234: MMTIWCCALGILCCMWNCAESSDPSFGLHQAKYSDAFLLARSTRSRVQQLLNKYKEQQLGNKDFEDRGGYLEELPVLSIDFDSWLQLTDWERLHAALSDIQTYRNMLEWKRKGLETNDKDKGVHCTLCESIKHIELDLRDLMRQISSQMSHIQGRKVTFPASRSPSSYASKTVWESRVEGYIILRDFDRYLTRLARDFLILAVKK, from the exons ATGATGACTATTTGGTGCTGCGCGCTTGGTATTCTTTGCTGCATGTGGAACTGTGCCGAGTCATCAGATCCATCCTTCGGCCTCCACCAGGCAAAATACAGCGACGCCTTCCTCCTCGCAAGGTCTACCCGAAGCCGTGTCCAGCAGCTGCTGAATAAATAT AAGGAGCAGCAGTTAGGAAACAAGGACTTTGAGGACAGAGGTGGGTATTTAGAGGAGCTACCTGTGCTTTCTATAGACTTCGACAGCTGGCTACAGCTTACG GATTGGGAACGACTACATGCCGCTCTGTCAGACATCCAAACCTACAGGAATATGTTGGAGTGGAAGAGGAAAGGTCTGGAAACGAATGACAAAGATAAAGGGGTGCACTGCACTTTATGTGAGAGCATCAAACACATTGAGCTGGACTTAAGGGACCTGATGAGACAAATCAGCAGTCAG ATGAGCCACATTCAGGGCAGGAAAGTCACTTTTCCCGCCTCTCGGTCGCCTTCGAGCTACGCCTCTAAAACTGTGTGGGAAAGCCGAGTTGAAGGTTACATCATTCTGCGGGATTTTGACCGTTACCTCACCAGGCTGGCCCGTGACTTCCTCATTCTGGCTGTTAAAAAATAG